A segment of the Colletotrichum destructivum chromosome 3, complete sequence genome:
CAGTCATCTTACCGACTAGCCTGCAAGGCTACAGTGGCGGTTCCCCTTGGTCGCCCTCTTATGTACGGTACTTTTGGGCTTTGgttaggtacctaggcagggAGGAGCCTGAAGTGAGCGCGTCTCTTGGTTGCCTCCTTGACCTCACCCCACCTTAGTACGCTCATTGTTACTGGCTATCGGACCAACATATATAAGCTGGCGTAGAACCTCCATTCATTGACTTTGCCGACCGCATCATCCATAGCCTCTCAGTTTCGATGATATACTTAGGCAAGATGGATTTCTCGACCCTTCTCAGGGGCAACTTTacggccatggccgagaacatGACCAGAGGGAAATCCTACACTGGCAACAGCAAAATGATGGAGAGTCTTCTGCCCATGTTGGGCGGACAGTTCAACCCGGTCTTTCGGTCCCTGCTTCTGCTATATCAGATGATTGGCTCTAACCTTGGTATCGACCCGACTTTAGTCCTGACACTGGTTGGTTTCTTATGGGCTGCCAATAGAGTCGCTCGTCAAGTATACGGCGCTGTATTCCGACTGATCCAGGAAAACTTCATGAGCAGCATTCACATCACTAGCACAGATGAGATTTACACGCACATGATGAAATGGTTAGCACTGCAGCCGCTGATGGCGAGCTCTCGCTCTTTAACGGCCGAGACTGTAAGCAAGACCGCatgggaagaggaagaggaactCGAGGCGCTGCAGACGAGGACCATTGCTGGTAGTGGCGGTGGCAACACGGAATACCTCAACTTTTCTAATCAAGAAGCTAAAGCTGTAAGTTGGCCTATCATCATGACGATAACAGAGAACTGATGACATCTGCAGCCTCCCAGATATGTCCCTGCAGTGGGCGTCCATGGTTTCTGGTTCAGAGGTCGCTACTTTAGACTGCAGCGAAAGTTGCAGAACGTGTTCGATGGCGAGGCGAACTACGGGACGTTcagaaaggaggaggatctcATCGTGTCGTGCTTCGGCCGGAGCCCAGCCCCCATCAAACAATTACTTTTGTTTGTCAAAGAATTCTATTACCAGGACCACTACGCCCGCACAACGATCAAACGCCCGAGCCCCGCACCGATGCGCCGGTACGGTGGGCGTTACAACTGGAGCCAGGTTGCCAACCGCCCCGTCCGACCCATGAGGACCGTCGTTCTTGATCCGAAGCAAAAGGGCCAGGTACTTGCTGACATGAATGAGTATCTTCATCCGGCGACCCCTCGCTGGTACGCTAACCGTGGTATCCCACTGCGTCGTGGGTATCTCTTTTATGGACCACCTGGGACCGGCAAGACCTCGCTGTCGTTTGCGTTAGCCGGCGTCTTCGGTCTTGACATCTTTGTCATCTCCCTGCTTGAGCCGACATTGACAGAGGAAGACCTTGGGACGCTATTCAACTCACTGCCCCGTCGTTGCgtggtgctgctggaggaTATCGACACGGCAGGCCTGAGCCGTGCGGATGAGGAGCCCGAAGCCGCTCCCTCGGACGGCAAAGACAACGCAAAGTCCGACGGCGACAAAGAAGAACGGGGCAAGAAGACGAACAAGGACGACTGGAAGGTGTCTGACCTCGCGCGTGCcctgaagaaggaggccaaggacgacaaAAAGGGCATCTCGTTGTCTGGACTCTTGAACGCTATCGACGGTGTGGCTTCGCAAGAGGGCCGCATTCTGGTCATGACAACAAACAAGCCCGAGTCTCTAGACGAGGCGTTGATCAGACCCGGCCGTGTCGACCTGCAGGTAGGCTTCACCAACGCGACCCCTGCGCAAGCAACAGAGCTCTTCCAGCGCATGTATGAGGCAGATGGTGCCTCTCCGGCCAAGCGCATCGACGGGCATGTCGCTCCGCCCACCCACCCCGCGCCGCCCATCACCGTGAACGACGGCACGTCttccacgtcgtcgtcgtcgtcgtccttgacgTTCTTGTCTGCCTCGACTGCTTCACCTACAAAGCCGTTCTCTTCCGACAAGCCCTTGTCCGCGGAGCTTGctaccgaggccgagaagaaaCATCATTTCGACAGCGAGGAGCTCAGACGGATCGCCGCCGAGTTTGGCGCCCTGATCCCGGATGGACTGTTCAGCCCAGCCGAGATCCAGGGGTTTTTGCTCAAACGAAAGAAGGACCCTAGACGCGCGCTGAAGGAAACGGCTGAGTGGGTTGAGGGAATGCGACTGCAGAAGGAGAACCGGACCAAGGTGCTTAAGGTACAGTGAAGCCGTCTTTGATATGTCATGGTGGCTGGTCTTGTAGTCGTTGTCTACCAAGCTAGTTTCTACGTTCATCTGGCAGAATTTCTTGCCGTTGTttgagggaaggggaaagagggaggggcctTTCATTGACTGGTGGCTGCTCCGGTACGTTT
Coding sequences within it:
- a CDS encoding Putative AAA+ ATPase domain, ATPase, AAA-type, core, whose translation is MIYLGKMDFSTLLRGNFTAMAENMTRGKSYTGNSKMMESLLPMLGGQFNPVFRSLLLLYQMIGSNLGIDPTLVLTLVGFLWAANRVARQVYGAVFRLIQENFMSSIHITSTDEIYTHMMKWLALQPLMASSRSLTAETVSKTAWEEEEELEALQTRTIAGSGGGNTEYLNFSNQEAKAPPRYVPAVGVHGFWFRGRYFRLQRKLQNVFDGEANYGTFRKEEDLIVSCFGRSPAPIKQLLLFVKEFYYQDHYARTTIKRPSPAPMRRYGGRYNWSQVANRPVRPMRTVVLDPKQKGQVLADMNEYLHPATPRWYANRGIPLRRGYLFYGPPGTGKTSLSFALAGVFGLDIFVISLLEPTLTEEDLGTLFNSLPRRCVVLLEDIDTAGLSRADEEPEAAPSDGKDNAKSDGDKEERGKKTNKDDWKVSDLARALKKEAKDDKKGISLSGLLNAIDGVASQEGRILVMTTNKPESLDEALIRPGRVDLQVGFTNATPAQATELFQRMYEADGASPAKRIDGHVAPPTHPAPPITVNDGTSSTSSSSSSLTFLSASTASPTKPFSSDKPLSAELATEAEKKHHFDSEELRRIAAEFGALIPDGLFSPAEIQGFLLKRKKDPRRALKETAEWVEGMRLQKENRTKVLKVQ